In a single window of the Necator americanus strain Aroian chromosome X, whole genome shotgun sequence genome:
- a CDS encoding hypothetical protein (NECATOR_CHRX.G26148.T4) — protein sequence MFRLFLVTSILIVIIHAETTLEDRIEKGKERHKQLADQLKPYVDETKKRIKGEQELSEIDNALEEAQMHLAEEGDANAEEKQAEIARIRDEVNKAKWGLMDRLQKILHGKYKPTVETMKKSEILNEITGTSSWQSATWLLLFLCVLLSIALIAVLTHQMSKKSDYERLKNNSLM from the exons ATGTTCCGATTATTCCTAGTCACATCCATCCTGATAGTGATTATCCATGCGGAAACTACTCTTGAG GATCGCAtagagaaaggaaaggaacGACACAAGCAG CTAGCTGACCAACTCAAGCCTTATGTTGACGAAACTAAGAAGAGAATCAAAGGAGAGCAG GAATTGTCAGAAATTGACAATGCTCTAGAAGAAGCTCAGATGCATTTGGCTGAAGAGGGTGATgcaaatgcagaagaaaaacaagcggAAATTGCAAGAATTCGCGATGAGGTCAATAAGGCCAAATGGGGACTGATG gatCGCTTACAAAAAATTCTACACGGCAAATATAAGCCAACAGTTGAAACGATGAAGAAATCGGAAATTTTGAACGA AATAACGGGCACCTCTTCATGGCAAAGCGCGACATGGTTACTGCTCTTCCTTTGTGTACTTCTTTCAATCGCTCTTATTGCAGTACTCACTCATCAG ATGTCCAAGAAAAGCGACTACGAACGTCTTAAAAATAACAGCCTGATGTGA
- a CDS encoding hypothetical protein (NECATOR_CHRX.G26148.T3), protein MFRLFLVTSILIVIIHAETTLEDRIEKGKERHKQVVGTLVNHIFTSIEQRKEKEAAEREKLKELADQLKPYVDETKKRIKGEQELSEIDNALEEAQMHLAEEGDANAEEKQAEIARIRDEVNKAKWGLMDRLQKILHGKYKPTVETMKKSEILNEITGTSSWQSATWLLLFLCVLLSIALIAVLTHQMSKKSDYERLKNNSLM, encoded by the exons ATGTTCCGATTATTCCTAGTCACATCCATCCTGATAGTGATTATCCATGCGGAAACTACTCTTGAG GATCGCAtagagaaaggaaaggaacGACACAAGCAG GTAGTTGGGACACTTGTGAACCATATATTCACTTCTATAGAgcagcgaaaagaaaaagaagctgcTGAGAGAGAGAAGCTCAAAGAG CTAGCTGACCAACTCAAGCCTTATGTTGACGAAACTAAGAAGAGAATCAAAGGAGAGCAG GAATTGTCAGAAATTGACAATGCTCTAGAAGAAGCTCAGATGCATTTGGCTGAAGAGGGTGATgcaaatgcagaagaaaaacaagcggAAATTGCAAGAATTCGCGATGAGGTCAATAAGGCCAAATGGGGACTGATG gatCGCTTACAAAAAATTCTACACGGCAAATATAAGCCAACAGTTGAAACGATGAAGAAATCGGAAATTTTGAACGA AATAACGGGCACCTCTTCATGGCAAAGCGCGACATGGTTACTGCTCTTCCTTTGTGTACTTCTTTCAATCGCTCTTATTGCAGTACTCACTCATCAG ATGTCCAAGAAAAGCGACTACGAACGTCTTAAAAATAACAGCCTGATGTGA